In Bacteroidales bacterium, one DNA window encodes the following:
- a CDS encoding UDP-3-O-(3-hydroxymyristoyl)glucosamine N-acyltransferase, which translates to MFFPQPLTLQQVAEFVNAQFKGDPTHVVIGINEIHMVEPGDLTFVDHPKYYNKALNSKATTIIINKDVDCPEGKGLVICDDPFAAYVSLVKKFRSFEPCYAQVSPSALIGEGTVIQPNSFVGNHVVIGKNCIIHSGVAIYDHCVIGDDVIIHSNSVLGADAYYFQRKPAGYRKLESCGRVVLGNRVEIGALCSIDRGVSGDTVIDDGTKMDNHCQVGHDTYIGKNCLIGAHAAIAGVTRIEDDVILWGRVSVNKDLVIGKGAVVLAMSGIDKSIEGDGRIYFGAPADDARRKWREMAALRQLPELLKDLQSR; encoded by the coding sequence ATGTTTTTTCCACAGCCGCTCACCCTTCAGCAGGTTGCCGAATTTGTAAATGCACAGTTCAAAGGCGACCCAACCCACGTTGTTATTGGCATCAACGAAATACACATGGTCGAACCTGGTGATCTTACTTTTGTGGATCATCCAAAGTATTACAACAAAGCACTCAACTCCAAAGCGACAACTATTATCATCAACAAAGATGTGGATTGCCCTGAAGGAAAAGGGTTGGTGATTTGCGATGATCCCTTTGCTGCTTATGTTTCGCTGGTCAAAAAATTCAGGTCGTTCGAGCCTTGTTACGCACAGGTTAGTCCGTCAGCATTGATTGGCGAAGGGACGGTGATCCAGCCGAATTCCTTTGTCGGAAATCATGTGGTGATTGGAAAAAACTGTATCATCCATTCCGGAGTAGCCATCTATGACCACTGTGTGATTGGTGACGATGTAATTATACATTCCAACAGTGTTCTTGGCGCCGATGCTTACTACTTCCAGCGCAAGCCGGCAGGTTATCGCAAACTTGAATCATGCGGAAGAGTGGTTCTTGGTAATCGTGTTGAAATTGGTGCTTTGTGCTCCATTGACAGGGGTGTTTCCGGGGACACTGTGATTGATGACGGAACCAAAATGGATAACCACTGCCAGGTGGGACACGATACCTATATCGGTAAAAATTGTCTGATTGGCGCTCATGCCGCAATTGCCGGCGTTACCCGGATTGAAGATGATGTGATCCTCTGGGGAAGGGTTTCAGTGAACAAAGACCTGGTGATTGGCAAAGGCGCCGTGGTGCTGGCCATGTCGGGTATCGACAAATCGATCGAAGGCGACGGAAGAATCTATTTCGGGGCGCCTGCCGACGACGCCCGCAGAAAATGGCGTGAAATGGCCGCCCTCAGACAACTCCCTGAACTATTAAAGGATCTTCAGTCAAGGTAG
- the efp gene encoding elongation factor P → MATTADFKNGLVLNHNGDLFSIVEFQHVKPGKGGAFVRTKLRNVKTGKVIPHTFNAGVKIDIQRVERRPYQFLYKDGAEYHFMNTQNYEQTFFDEVLINAPQFLKDGQEVEVLFHAETETVLSCELPAYVDLLVTYTEPGDKGNTATNALKEATVETGAIVRVPLFINEGETIKVDTRSGDYSERVKT, encoded by the coding sequence ATGGCAACAACCGCAGACTTTAAAAACGGACTCGTACTCAACCACAACGGAGACCTCTTCTCCATCGTCGAATTTCAACATGTGAAACCCGGCAAAGGCGGGGCTTTTGTAAGAACAAAGCTGAGAAACGTAAAGACCGGAAAGGTAATTCCCCATACTTTCAATGCAGGGGTAAAAATTGACATTCAGCGTGTTGAACGCAGACCCTACCAGTTTTTATACAAAGACGGTGCTGAATATCATTTCATGAACACCCAAAATTATGAGCAGACTTTTTTTGATGAAGTATTGATCAATGCACCTCAGTTCCTGAAAGATGGCCAGGAGGTGGAAGTTTTGTTCCATGCCGAAACTGAAACTGTGCTTTCGTGTGAATTACCGGCTTATGTTGATTTATTGGTCACTTATACCGAGCCCGGCGACAAAGGCAATACTGCCACCAACGCACTGAAAGAGGCTACTGTTGAAACCGGCGCCATTGTGAGGGTTCCGCTTTTTATTAACGAAGGGGAAACCATCAAGGTGGACACCCGTTCGGGTGATTACTCCGAAAGGGTAAAAACATAG